The region ttaattaaattttattgttagtcgatgataatttaatatttgacgataataatttgaatGCTTGGCGCGACCAAATTTGCAAAGGGGCGGTTATTTTATTCTCATCCACGCCCCTCGCGTTTTTAATGTAGGTTCACCCACTATAGTTATTTGATTTCCAGATATTTAATGCTTTTATCTGTTGCTATTCCGCTGCTGCGTTCAGAGAGAACCACGGGTAAGTAGATTTTCACATAAATAATTCAGCATTGAAATCAATTGTATTATTCCACGCTGGATAAATCCTTTTCTTACGCCGGATGAAAATCTGCCAAAAGTTCGATCGCATAATTTCAAcattattcgatatttttcgtacataaccgtacattaaattttttattaaaatgttaaaaaggaattttcattaaaaaaaaaaaaaaaaaaaaaaaaatgaaaatttatgacGGATTTTTTATCAGTCTTTTACAAGCAGTATAAACCAAAATGAGAATGCAAAACGCAGCGCATGAATAAACATGCTCCAGGAACCATCAGCCTCAAAACGACGTTTACGTCAAAACGTCAATTACCTTAAAAGTCGCTTCTCACGTTCTTACCCTCAACTTCGTCCCTATCCTGTCGAAAGTTAAATCCTTCCCTACACCAATGTAACCGTATCGTTCGTCGGATGCAGCTCTGTAATCACTTTTATAACTTTCCAATTTCCGTCGGTTCCCTCCGCGAGTGACACCGACGTTAAAATAGCGCGACGTACATGAATAAACACCCATACGAAACATCTGTGCACCATCGGCATCGAAATACCATTCGCGTCGTTCGCATGTCAATTTGCGCGAAAAACTCTTTCGCATGCCGGCGGAAAATGGCGATATGCATAAATAACGCAAACATTCGATACACAGCAATTTTCATGCGCCAGCGGTCGTGGGATGCCGTAAAATTTGAGTTTCTTTCGCCCGCAGAACGCGAAGTTGCGGTAAGAgttgcattttaaatttatcggaGGATCCCACAAACATGTGTATCcatcttttatttcctttccgCTTCTTAAGATGCGAAAAATGTCCTTTACGGTCGCCGTCTTGCGGCTTTCGCATAGCCCGGGTCCCTTCTGAATTTCCCAAATGTTCCGAAGGCTCGACGAAAGTCTGCTGAGCGGACATCAAAGCGGAATATCGAGCGACTCCGCGTGCTCGCAGCTGCCGGTGATACCGTCGCAGGACGAGAGCCACGAAGAACCGGAAACCCCCGTCGAGGTGACGCCTGATAGCGAGACCCGGCAGGATTCCGTCAGCAGCGGAGTCAGCGGCAGCCGGACCGCGTCCTTCGAAGAGGGTACCGGTACCAGGAAGGTCGCCGTGTCCGTCCACGACGATCGCACGCTGCTGCCGAGCTACTCCTTGAAGTCCGACTTCATCGAGGTGTTGCAGGGTAAGCAGGACACGGTGGCGAAGACGAGCGAGACGGTCCATGGCGGGATGACAAAGAGCACATCCGGCGATAATCAGACTTCCCTCGGCGTGTCGGCCTCGATATCAAGTACCGATCCAGCCTCGGCGATCCTCGGCGCGTCCACCAGCTCGCTCACGTCAATCGCCAGCGCAGCGTATCGACAACCGCTCGCGAGGCACCGCCGTTTCGCCGGATGCATCGACGAGAACGATCTCAGCACACCTTACAATCACTACAGATGTCTGTCGCCCAACGAGTATCACGGTACATATCTCGAAAGCGTTTTATGTCCTTCCCTTCGCTTTATGTCAGTTATTTGcctctttattttatctcgaagcagcagattattttctttgtttttttttttttttcctagagGAACTtgagatatattaaattatttatacaaaaggGAGATGATTTAGATTACTACGGCTTATTAGGAAGATATCGTGTTACTCAAATATTTTCCGAATATCCCAAGAGTATATAGAACTTCTCGCGTTCGATTGACCCCGCCACCCTAACGGACCACGTCACTTTCTTTGATCAGGGAAGGGTCCCGGGTGCCGAATGCTTAAGAGGCAATTCAGCCTGGATCGCCCGGACGAGCCGGTGTCTATAATCCCAGAGCAGTCCCAGCCGCGGTCAACTCCTCGTCTCTACAAGCAAAACAGCGCGGGCGCGGCCAACGACTTGGAGAGAATCGAGGAAATACCACCGGCCACTCCCAAGCagcttttacaaaattatcgtCAAGCCGCTTCCGTGTCCCTCTCCGTCGAGTCCTTATCGTTACGTTAAAGTCCCTCTCGGGGACAGTTTCGCGAGCGGAACTGTAAAAGATTCGATAGACACGAGCTTACTGCGCGAAGGGTGAACGTGAAATCTCCGTTCGACTGAGATTCCGCGGGCAGGGGATCGTAATTAATGCAACTCGTGGTACGAGGTAACGATCTAGGCGTGCGttacaaatttacaaataatcgTTGGcgtaaagataaaagaaaaaatatatatatatcttcctAGGACTTACGCAATCCGCTCTTTCCCCCCAACGTGTACCTGTTTGTACCTGTCAATCTTAGGCATTTCAACGTTTCATCGATAACTCAACGACACGGTCGTCCACGGTTCTCGATGCTGAATTAGCAGCATCTCAGACGGCACGGAATATTTAACGAACACTTTACAATTAGGTGTCTGTTGAGCGTGCGAAAATATTCAGAGTTCCGAGTATTTTCAACGGCCGAGAGATTTCGTTAAATTACTATACCTCACTTTGTACAATATATAACTAGATTTCTTTCTTAGAAAATCGAAACTTTAAGAAACGTAATAATGTACCCCCTCGTTTCCAAATTTTTTCATAATACCGCGCGATCGTTTTCTACCTTCCAAGAGTCAAACGCTGTTTTCCTCCACGATTGTCTACTGTAGCCGTCGATTGTACGTTCTCGTTAAATGTTGTATCTATCTATAAAGCGAAATTCTCTAAAGTCGGTTTTCTTGAATGAAATTTTAACGTCGTGAGATCATTTCCACGCATCTTGCAAAGGGAAGGTAAAAATGATTCCGGTTTTGTAAACATGGATCTTTGACTGTTAAACAGAGGCAAGACGGATAGCGACGAAtacgagggaaaaagaaatattaaactaattttaattaactattagttataattatttcttaaatatatctcgataaagaagaaaaaaaagagttattcttgaaaaaggaaatatattGCTCGTGCGTATACAATCTTTATGTGATATTTATACTCATTTTGGTCAAAACACGTGACGCAATCTATGAATAATGATGCTCGTCGAAAAAGAAAGTTGTATAGGAAGTAATTAACTATCATCTCTCTCGCGATTATGGCAGTAGAGAAGCATTTCATCAATCAGCAGGTACGTAAATATAAGTGTGACTGATATCGCTATTATTTCCGgcctaataattttatgacgaAAGTCGAGGGAAACACTCGGTCTTCTGTTGCATGACAATTTTGTAATAGTGATCAAATTAACGAGGAACGTTAATTAACGTCGtgaaatgcaaatatttttacaataaattctaTCTTTATTAGTGTTTCGTTTGTAAAAAGTGAAATATGTTttctaatcttttctttttcttttctctttttttttcaagatttttcaaacaaatcgaatacaatttttccttgCTAAAAATTGAGTCGTttaaacatattattaattgtatgaTTAATAATGAAGATAGTTTCGACGACAATCTGTAAATCATTTTAAATCTGTGAAATAATTGATAGCTCGGGTAACTGCAACATCTGAATTATTCATGTTAAAAACTCTCCGAAGCTAATATGTATAATCGCAAGAATTATAGGAGAACGGGCCGTTGCCCAACTGgctcttttaatttatcgctttgagaaaaaaaatcttttgcggCCGGCGGGCGAAAATCAATCTTTATGACGAGCGGCTTAAGAAACGGTAGGCTGGGCGATGGGAATAACTTTCTTGCACGTTTCTCGCGCCAAGTGCGGTTACTACGAGGCACGGCATCGGTTTTTACCTTATGATCGTAAACGCTGGTAATGTCACGGCAAGCACACGGATGACGGAGTGCGACGTAAACATCCGGAGATCGCCAAGTGATCATAATGGACGAGGCTTCGATCGGTTTGCCGAATGACGTCTTGCGGCTAAGGgacgtattttattatcgagaCGACAGTAGCTCGATAAAACATCTAACTGCTCGTCGACTTCTATACCTTAATTTATAACttggaattttaaaataaaagaaagcgtTGTTGTTCTTTTAACGCGAGGGAagtttatatatgtattaaatgtgCCAacgatagataaaaaaaattttaatattcgacaatacgtaagagagaaaaaaagagagagagagagagatggaaaaagaaattataatgaaaatataaatccgaggtgaataatttttcaaatattcttCAGTGCATGGCGCGAGTGTTTTCACGGTCAATTTAACATTTCGAGAATATAAATTGCAGTGATAAATTGAAGGAAAATCAACGGTTAAGAAAATTAGGGATTCTGACGAGACAGGGAATACGATTTTCAGACGTGAACGGGTGATAACGGGAGAAGGATAGGAATGGCGCTCTCTTATCGCGGACGACAATCTCTTCATTGCGCTAATCTCTCGTCTCTTCGGTATCGTTTCTAACAATCGCGCCGGGATCGGATTATTCCGCTAACTAGTTTCTCCGAGGTACCgagctgtaaaataaattcgtgtCCCGCGTGTCACCCTCGCGAAATTCATCACGCTCAACCTTCGCATCTAGCCGGCAGCGTTCACGTTCCCCGGCTTCGTCTATTTTAGATTTAGCTTTGCTTCTAgcgataataattgatatcACCTTTCGGCAAAGTTCAGCTGCGAGCGCACCCGGGTAGTATCTTCCTAACGATTTGGAACGATTCGCGGGGATTATCAGGACGCTACGTCTGCTTGCCCGTCCCGAGGTTTAACTGAGTGTTATATCAGCCGCGCTTTACGTGGTAGTCTCAATAATTCTGTACTCGTAACGACAAGATACGAAATACGTATacgatgttaattaaaatctttgaCTGTGTCCTACGTACAATAATAAATGTGCAACAAAACACGTTGCGTACACTTCGCGAGTATTAAACGTGAAAGGCGAGGATAAAAACCTGGTTTAGAAGTTCAGGGGCCCGTTGTCCCAAATCAAAACGAGgagtccgagcggcaaagaaCTTCCCTTTCGTTCCCACGATACGTGAGTTTCAAATCAAACGCGCCCGTCGAGTTCGATTAGCTTCTCGACGCGCTCTTCTTCGTTTATTCGGTAGAGTGTAATGTTCCGACCTTTTCTAAATCAGCGCCCCGACGCTGTCGGTGCTAATCCGGACGACAATCGTTAAGGGATATAATCGCATTTTCTAACGTTCACCGTAACAATAGTTATCCGATCATTCTCAACGGCTGTCTCGtagctcgcgcgcgagatagAGAGCTCGGTTTCGCGCGGTGCTTCCGCGATTAAAAGGATCGAGCTCGTGAATAATCTACAGCCCGAAAACGATACTCAACGGATGTACGTACCTTGATGTAACTCGTTTGATTGCGTAGCTCGCTAATGTTAGAGATATTAATAGGTATAAGTAGCTCTCGAAGCGAATCGCGTCACCATGCGACAGGCATCCTTGAATTGCGCACGAACCGATTGTATAATTTCTAGAGACACTTTGTGGAATGACTGTTTGTCACtcgattttaattcccccCCTCGCATCCTTCCGCTCGgtgcttaattattttccgacACCTGACATTTTTCCAATTTCTTTCGCTCTTAAGGAGCTCAATAATATATCGCGCGACGTGTGTCATGTGTAACAAAGGAGTCGAATAGCGCGGTgagaaaaagtaaatgtaatattaataataaaatcgcgcgGAGTCGAAGAGTCAAtcaaaattctaattaattttattgaagtCGTTAATTACCGAAGAGCAGGTACTCTCGCTGTTTATTGTATCTTacgaaattttaaatcaacgTAATGGAACTGTtctcgaatttattattataaagtaaaatgaataattaagaataataaagattaaagcCAAGTCGAAGTAAAGGTATAAAGTAAAGAGAGATTTAAAACAGGGATGCTTGCCAGACATCAGTTAAATTCAATGATCACTTCTCATTAATGGCGTAACGAATATGCGCTGAATGCCCACTCGCTGGTCAGCTAATTAAGTGGCATTAACTAAAATGTTCAATTGCCTCtgtactttttatattaatcacaATTTCTAAATAGACGATACGTttacttgaataatttatttaatcgatacCAATAATGAAATTCTTTTACTATAAATATTACTTCAGAGAAATCTATAAACTGCAACTATcgttaattacgaaaattagTTCTTGAAGGACGAATtgcggtattttttttttctttttttttcttaattaaaatgcacGTTTATTTAATGGATTAAGATTAGCTTAGGTTTGTTTCTCCGTTGAATACTCAAGCGAAAATATTCGCTACGCCATTGACCATCGTTTCTACACTTATATCTGATTGTGTGAATAGAAGAGAACTTATGTAATTGTACACGTATGAATGTTACATGTTACAAGATGTTATCGGAAGAATATCTAAATACATAGCATAGTAATCGGTGGCGACGGTTGGGTATTTGTATATTTCAGACGCATCGTGCGATTATATACTCGTTATTAATACTTCAATGTTACTGGGTAACATCTTCGGCAATAAAGATAATCATACGGCCGTAAAACCATCTATTTTATACTTCTTGCGTGTACAGCTCCTCTCctttcaataatttaacgttGAGGAAAACGTACTTTTCAAACGGAAGCAAAAGGAGTAAGTAATACAACGGCAATAAATGCGCTTGTGATATTTACAGGCCGTCATTTATTAATCTGTaacattaataacaaaaataacaatGTCTTCGATTACTATGTCGCTAAATAACCTTAACTGTTGTCCTTATACTTAAAGTTGGTGATCTGACTGAGACTCGGCGCGATGCATGCGCAATTATTCCTAAGCTTTCGTGATAAAGCTAGGAGATCAGGCTGGTACTCTGTTATTAACGCCGACTGCACTTTCGGATTTACCAGGTGCtgtaaagaaaattcaaaaagaACTTTAGTAAGATTAACAAGAAGTAATCCCCCGAAGAATAATCAGTTTTCCAAACAGTAGCTGTagctctttaaaaaaaattcttttcaagCCTTTCGGTGCAacaaacaataatttttgtattaaatttttttcaggctGTCGCAGCatagacttaaaaaaaaatatatatatattagttttattgcAGAATATAAATCTAACTGTAGCGAAGGAGAGATATcgtattttaacgatattaatccCTTAGATAGAGATTAGTGACCGGTTTTTCTCACCCGTAAGATGAGTCTGGTTGCGACCAGGCTGGTGGCGGACCATACTCGGCAGATTTGTAAATAGGTTTTGGTACAATTCTCTCGATATAAACGGGTTTCTCGACGTATTCCACGTACTTGGTTGGTGGCGATAGATAGACGTGATGCACTTCTGGCGCGCTGAAGTAACCAGCCTTGTAActgaaaatgaaataaaaaaaaaaattcgcacCACGAGATTCATGAAATGCAgagcgataaaatatttgtggATTAATATATTggaaactttaatttaaaaaattacgagactacattttctattaataaaaataatagaaacaaGGTGACAACTctatatcgttattttattttatttttttttttcttttataaaactggaatgttttaattataagaaatacCGTCAATGAAAATACCAATTTAAATGTATAGACGAAATATTTGTTACCCTTTCGCGACCCCGAGACCGAAACCGAGAAGACCAGCGCCAAGgagtttctttttcaaaaataatgttCTCTTTTCTCTGGTGTGTATCGCGCCACCATCAACCTGATCTTCGATAGCGACGTTTCCGAGGTCCAGCGATTGTTGATTCTGTTGGACAGCCTCTTCCGCCGTTGTTCTCAATACGAGGAAACAACAGACGGTGGCGACGATGATGGCAATAGTGCGATGCATCTCTGTCCGTGAAAAACAAATACCTTGTACCGTTGTTGTTTACCATCAATTTTTCCAAGTGACATAAGAGCATTTCATGCAAATACCCAGCACAAATGTACTTAACGCACACATACCAagtagtttaattttaaataaaaaaaaaactaaagtCACATTTCAAATTAAACGATTTAACCGACGGTCTTGATTCAATTATTAACCATtaacacttttattttcttattctttatttttttttctttttttttttaacgtagcgCTGAGGTTTCGTTTACCGATCATTTCATTAAGACGTGAACTTTCATCTGCTCGTACGTTAtgtgtcgtttttttttttttttataatcgaaATCAGATTCGCGATCGATACCGTACGAAAGGCGCTTAGAATTTCGCTTTCTTTCCCTCCGGGGTTCCTGCTTAACTGATAGAAACCGGTTTTAGGCGCTTACCTTGCGTCTCAGTACGATAATACACGGTAAAGATCACGGTGACGATACACCGCGAGGACTGGCCCGAATACTGTGACTTTGATCGGGGAATCGTTCGATTTTATACCGACTTGCCTACCTCGCTGCTGTTTGCTGCTGGTACAAGCGCAATTTCGAAGGCGCCTCCCCTACCACGGCGCCGGGACGAACGCCGTTAATACCGGGCTCAGGACGATCGAACCTATTGTGACACCTGGGAAGCATTATTATTGCACGCATGACGGTAGCAAGCTAGTAAGCTGTACCTCGTTGAAAGAGGTTTCGTGAGAATTACATGAATATCTTTAAGAATCTCTTTAACATTCCGCAAATGAAACGAGAAATCTGTCGCAATAAATTTCTACGTTTCAAATTCTTTCTCTAGTCACCCCCAaagcgcattttttaaattaatttttttatactgtatTTTATAAGGAaccgattttattttctttattaaaaattaattaagacgcaatcgagaaattaaaaaaaaaaaaaaagaaagaaagacagacGTATCTTTGTCAAAGTTGCATCGATTACAACTTTTACATCGCGATTAGAATTTCTCTGTTGCACGCTGCCTTCCCATAACTCAgtttgtctaaaaaaaaagaaaaaaggaaagaaaaaaaaaagtaaataataaaaaataaacgctgCACTTGGCGTTCGCCAATGTGGACTGCAATTTACAATAGTTTCACCAGAAAAACCTGTTCGCGGTTTTCCTCTCCGCTCGCGCTGCAGAAAAGTGTCATGAAAGATCCATTACTAGCGATCCAGATATCTGGATGGGACTTATATAGACAGAACTTGGCAGATCCGCGGAGGCGAATTCGAGGAAGTGAAAGAAAGCGGAGCGGTAATAGGGACATGACGCGGACGTCGCTTCGATTTATCAACCCCGCGACGTGACAGGCAGATAATGCACACTATTGTCTGCTGCAACAAGTAGAGCGGCGGGGAAAAGAATAGGacgcggaaagagagaaagagagacagagagagagtaaAAGAGAACGAGCCAGATAAAGGAAAAGACAGAGAGCGATAGGGTCAGGGGGGGAAGAGGGACGagggaaaggagagaaagcgAAGCTACGCAACGAATTTTCCATTCCTCCTTCGTGTACTCCACGTGGCCCGCCTTTCAGTGGTACACGTGCTTCTGTCGCGCGCAGTTGCACGACTCGTTACGTTGCGATCTGATATACACGCGTAATCATTGGCACGCACGCGGCCACACACGCGAAACTGCGATCGACGGCGGGCGAATGACAATGACACCACGGTCCGCCCGTTGCGATTCACCGGAGCCGCGTTCGAGCAAACGATCGGGCAACGATCATCGGCATGTTGCCGGCGTATCTAGGTGTTACAGCATCGCGGATATTTCGTTGCGATAAAACCGAGCGCGAATATTCTCCGCGGAGAGCGACGGCGGAGGACGTAGCGCGAGGGAGAAACGTTAAATTTGCGGTAACGAACAAACAGCGCGAGAATAATGAAGCTCTCTTCGAGATCCGCCGCGCCTCGCGCTAACGagttcgcgataattaatcggCAAACTAATCGCACGCAGCGATAATCCTTGATAGACATCGATCAGCAAGTGAGTTTCTTCCTCGGGTTGGATATCGCGCGTTTTCTCCGCGCGTCGTGATACTTATTCTGCAGTCTAAGCTTTATCCCCTTGCTCACCTCGTCCTTCGCGTTTCCACGGATTTCCCCAAATTAAAGTCGGTAAAGCTATTTGTCTGTATATTAAACGTTCGTGTTTCCAAATTAACGCGCAGGTGCTAATCTATGGGGGGGAAGACAAATATATCCGCGCTCACCGGCGCGAGCCTGGGGCACAGATTCTAAAATCACCGGCAGGCAGGAACCGGTAGGGAGATGACACGCGACGCAATTCGGTAATCGGCCGTAGAAAGTGTTCGAGAGTAAGAGCGAGCTTTCGCAAGGAGGACGTGCGGTAGCGGGCGCGAAATTTCACCGGGCCGCGAAGGCCAATCGCGAAACGCCGGCGACGTATTccgatatatacatattttttcttttttttttttttttgacactGTCCCCGGGCAAGGGCGGCGGCAACGTTCAGCACGCCTCGGAGACGTGCCACGTCTCGCTGGTACAAGTCCCGTTGGAAACTGACAGGCCATTTGTGCGAGGAGATTAGCATGGAAATGGAAGTTCACTCCGCGCTCTATAATAAGGAACGTTTCCGCGTTGGAGACAACTCTAGTCCGGAGCTCACTTTCTTGTGCCGTTCCCCAAACTGTATTccgagaaataaatatgttgTTTATCGCTGATGCAATCCGGTATAAATGAACCCGacgtaaatacattttgttcgCAGCGTAAACTAAGTAGGGtctaatttacattaaattgtaTCGAGTTTAATTTCGTATTACATCATGAATTTGaatgattttgtaattacaAAGAGCGAGTTtggaaagaaagaacaaaGGTGTTAGATCGTGAGCGCGAGGTTACGACACTTGCATCCCGTTTCACGTTGGAAAATATCATGTCTCGCAGTCCCGTGCGAAACGCAAAGTAAACGTAATAATCTGAATCGCATACGCAGTGCGTTCGCACAGGTCGGGACGTGAAACGCGGCCGAAACTGCGCCGTGCTGCAAATCGACCACGCACGTACTAAATTCGATATTCACTTTTCGCTTTGTATTCTTCCTCGGTACTCTCTCCTGAGAGGAAAGCGTCGTTTCACGACATCCGCAAACCTGTATAGTTCACCACAAAAAGTCTGCATGTCGCGACTACAGAGTGgcttcataaataatttatcggcCCGACGTTCACGCGGGACCTTTTATGATGGGTGCgcttaattagaaaaattcttGCTCGCAGCTCCGTAAGCTGAGATCCTCTCTTCGATGCGAATCCACGCAGCTGTTCGCACTTCGACCGATCAAATACGTAATATAACTGTGTAAGCGTCTAGACGCCCGAAAACGTCCATTTGTCTAGCCGCCGATTGTCTAGAAGTGCTATTGAATCTACGTGCTCCGGCATACATATTTTGGCAATGACGTATTCGTGGAGTGAAATCAATCGGAGAACCCGACATCAATCCCAGGTGCGTGTTTGACTTCCCAAATAGAACGTTGCACAATTTCGCCAGCGGTTAATCTCTCAGATGTAACACTCGTCATCGGAAAAATAGGTCGCTGCTCTGAAATAATGGAAATGAACGGAAACGTTtaatgcgtaaaaaaaaagaaaaaaaaagaaaagaacattAGTTgaacttaaataatttcgaattttataaaataatttatttctagaaAAAGATTGGATGATAACGATCCGTAAGAATAAAGCACAGCTGCGATGATGTTCCACTCGTAATTTCTCACATGGCTTCATTcgcttaattaatatgtcaATCAGTTATTCAATTGAaggatcaatttaatttaatttaattttaaattgtttaaaagagAGACTTCGATAACGTAGGGCTATAATTCGTCGTTATCAGTAGGTCGGGCTAAATTAAAGTCGAGAATTTCGTCAGATGTTAAGAAGCGGACGTCACTGTCCTCTGAGAGCGCGGATCCGCTTGCTCCTCTCTTATAACTTTTCCTTCTCCTGATGACGATAATCGCGATCGCAAACGCCGCGAAGAGTAGAACCGAAGTTGCACCAACCGCCGCGACGATCTCCAGGATTTCAATGCCTCTCCCTTGCTTCACCTTTTCCGGATTCCGCTCCGCTTCGTGCATatctgcaaatttttttcccatCGCCAATTACAACAGCATCAACATATCTCCCCAACTAAAATCGATATAGGTCACTAAATTAATTCGACATAAATATTTGCATAACGTAGTATGCATtgaattatcaattaaattctttttcaataattaaattatcctGAGTTTGAAACGTGAAATTATGTTAAACATTTCGCGTCTCTCTCCCCCCGAATTATCAGCCGGCAGTGTCATGCATAACAAGAAGGGAAGGGTCAATCGATACTTAGACGCAGGTATAAATGCATTATAAGTCCATAATGCAATTTCTCAAAGCTGGGTAAGTCCGTACTTTAACTTTTCAATTTGTTTCGAGATCCTTTTCAGGGTGTAGCTTACTTAAACTAGGCCGAGGCGTCTCGCTCCGATTTAATATCGGATAATCTTTCTCTGTACGTAATGAAACAGATATATGTACCGGGTCGGTCCTGAAGCTCTACGTATTTCGTCGTCGAAGTTGTCTTCGATGCGAATGGCGTTTCTTTCGTTTCCACCTGCTGCGTCGACTTCACAGGCGTCGTTCTCTGCGAGGGTTTTCTAGTTTGAGCTCTGACCGTCGTCGTCATTATGGGTCTCAGAACCGTCGACGTCGGCCACCTGGATACATATGGGTCGATATCGTCCTTCGGATTTATAGGAAATCCTGTTAGAGTGGAATTCTTAACCGGTGTAATTGTAGTCGTAATACTGTCGAGTGATGTGCTGTATcctgtaattataattaagattCTCAATCGTGGGAGTCTCGCGAAACTGATTAGCGATCTATAAGATCAAATCCGGCGCTATCATCGGTTTTTTAATCCGATTAGGGGTTCCTAATATAGGCATCCGACCGAAGCATCCGATTAAAACAGTAAACAGTTACCTAGAATGCAATATTCAACGTAATCTGGGCAGCAAATAGAACGTTCCGCACAATCGATCGTGCAAAGGCAACTCTCCGGCCCAAACGGCGGTGGGGTAAAGCTCTCCGACGAAACGCATCTATCCCGACAGGTTTGCTGagcgttaattatttcgacTTGATCTGTGACATATTTTTCTGCAAAATAATgaacaaaattaaactaataacTTTTACGGTTagcttttcaattaaaatatacttgaaattaattttaaatcttaccATCGTCGCTGACGATTACGCTCGTGGACTCGTTTTTAACCTTGCACTCGTCCCCTTGTAAAATAGCGACGTCGTCTATAGCGATATCGCTCACGTAACTGGTACCTCGCACTCCTTCTATAATAATCTgcagaaaaatatagaaagaaattttgtgtttaaattttaaaccgGCTAAAGTTATCAGTtgttattatcattaatatt is a window of Cardiocondyla obscurior isolate alpha-2009 linkage group LG11, Cobs3.1, whole genome shotgun sequence DNA encoding:
- the LOC139106771 gene encoding uncharacterized protein produces the protein MHRTIAIIVATVCCFLVLRTTAEEAVQQNQQSLDLGNVAIEDQVDGGAIHTREKRTLFLKKKLLGAGLLGFGLGVAKGYKAGYFSAPEVHHVYLSPPTKYVEYVEKPVYIERIVPKPIYKSAEYGPPPAWSQPDSSYGTW
- the LOC139106378 gene encoding uncharacterized protein isoform X3, with protein sequence MVEKLYGAISMFFCEPGYSLVGNAEIYCDGRRWNGTVPYCRSLNASTPTKCDFESPDLCWWEQDPQHDFDWKRHNFETPSLHVGTGPTHDHTLGAGNDGHYLYIEASGRLVNDTARIVSPLYNSSLADSGCFSFWYHMYGATIGSLNLYFKQEDSAQRLMFTKNGNQGNQWFHGIFNLPEANASFQIIIEGVRGTSYVSDIAIDDVAILQGDECKVKNESTSVIVSDDEKYVTDQVEIINAQQTCRDRCVSSESFTPPPFGPESCLCTIDCAERSICCPDYVEYCILGYSTSLDSITTTITPVKNSTLTGFPINPKDDIDPYVSRWPTSTVLRPIMTTTVRAQTRKPSQRTTPVKSTQQVETKETPFASKTTSTTKYVELQDRPDMHEAERNPEKVKQGRGIEILEIVAAVGATSVLLFAAFAIAIIVIRRRKSYKRGASGSALSEDSDVRFLTSDEILDFNLARPTDNDEL
- the LOC139106378 gene encoding uncharacterized protein isoform X1, whose product is MKCSSMILLLPVFFGQCIVFSWQVQMRCPTLQLTNGKTRLRARGRVVRFNCHDGFTLVGNKYSTCVRGQWDTPTPVCVNAECTAPSRPDHSIMVEKLYGAISMFFCEPGYSLVGNAEIYCDGRRWNGTVPYCRSLNASTPTKCDFESPDLCWWEQDPQHDFDWKRHNFETPSLHVGTGPTHDHTLGAGNDGHYLYIEASGRLVNDTARIVSPLYNSSLADSGCFSFWYHMYGATIGSLNLYFKQEDSAQRLMFTKNGNQGNQWFHGIFNLPEANASFQIIIEGVRGTSYVSDIAIDDVAILQGDECKVKNESTSVIVSDDEKYVTDQVEIINAQQTCRDRCVSSESFTPPPFGPESCLCTIDCAERSICCPDYVEYCILGYSTSLDSITTTITPVKNSTLTGFPINPKDDIDPYVSRWPTSTVLRPIMTTTVRAQTRKPSQRTTPVKSTQQVETKETPFASKTTSTTKYVELQDRPDMHEAERNPEKVKQGRGIEILEIVAAVGATSVLLFAAFAIAIIVIRRRKSYKRGASGSALSEDSDVRFLTSDEILDFNLARPTDNDEL
- the LOC139106378 gene encoding uncharacterized protein isoform X2, which codes for MVRCPTLQLTNGKTRLRARGRVVRFNCHDGFTLVGNKYSTCVRGQWDTPTPVCVNAECTAPSRPDHSIMVEKLYGAISMFFCEPGYSLVGNAEIYCDGRRWNGTVPYCRSLNASTPTKCDFESPDLCWWEQDPQHDFDWKRHNFETPSLHVGTGPTHDHTLGAGNDGHYLYIEASGRLVNDTARIVSPLYNSSLADSGCFSFWYHMYGATIGSLNLYFKQEDSAQRLMFTKNGNQGNQWFHGIFNLPEANASFQIIIEGVRGTSYVSDIAIDDVAILQGDECKVKNESTSVIVSDDEKYVTDQVEIINAQQTCRDRCVSSESFTPPPFGPESCLCTIDCAERSICCPDYVEYCILGYSTSLDSITTTITPVKNSTLTGFPINPKDDIDPYVSRWPTSTVLRPIMTTTVRAQTRKPSQRTTPVKSTQQVETKETPFASKTTSTTKYVELQDRPDMHEAERNPEKVKQGRGIEILEIVAAVGATSVLLFAAFAIAIIVIRRRKSYKRGASGSALSEDSDVRFLTSDEILDFNLARPTDNDEL